In the Streptomyces cinnamoneus genome, GAGCGCGGCCCGGATGACCGGCTCGGCTTCCGCCATGATCTCCTCCGGTGTCCGGTAGTTGACGCTCAGTGCGGCCAGGTCGATCCGGTCGATCCCGACCCGCTCGAGCCGTTCCTGCCACGACTCGGTGAACCCGTGCCGGGCCTGGGCGCGGTCGCCGACGATGGTGAAGCTCCGGGACGGGCAGCGGAGCAGCAGCATCTGCCACTCCGCGTCGGTCAGTTCCTGGGCCTCGTCGACGACGACGTGCGCGAACGGGCCGGCGAGCCGGTCCGGGGCGGCGCCGGGCAGGGCGGCCTCGTCGACGAGGGCGTCCTGCAGGTCCCGTCCGCGCAGCATGGTGACCGCGCCTTCGCCGTCGTCGTCGGAGGCGATGACGTTGTCGATGACGGTGGCCATGCGGGCGCGTTCCGCGGCGACGGCGGCCTTGTGCCGGACCTTTCGCCGCGCCGCCTCCGGGTCGCCGAGCCGCTGCCGTGCCGCGTCCAGGAGCGGCAGGTCGGACACCGTCCAGGCGTCGGGGGCGTCCTTGCGCTGGAGCTTGCGCACCTCGTCGGGGCTGAGCCAGGGGGCGCACAGGCGCAGGTAGGCGGGCACCGACCACAGGTCTCCGACGAGGTCGGTCGCCTCAAGCAGCGGCCACGCGCGGTTGAGGGTCCCGACCAGCTCCTTGTCGTGCCGCAGCGACCTGCGGAACTGCTCGGGCGAGACGTCCTCGGCCTCGCACCGGTCCAGCAGGATCGCGACCAGTTCCTCCCATATCTGCTCGCGCGCCTCGTTGTGCGGGGTCCCCGCCGCCGCGTCGAACGCCTCGGCCCAGTCGTCGGCACCCAGCCGGATCTCCGACCAGGGGGTCGTGACCGTCATCGCCTCGGTGGGCGGCTCCTCGTAGATGCCGACGGCCTTCTCGATCGCCTTCACCATGCCCGCGGACGACTTCAGACGGGCTACGTCCGGGTCGGTCTCGACCGTGGCCGCGGCTCCCTCGGCGACGAGGTCCCGCAGGGTGCAGGTCTGCACCCCTTCCTCTCCGAGGCTGGGGAGGACGTCGGCGACGTAGGACAGGTAGGGCTGGTGCGGACCGACGAACAGCACGCCGCCGCGGCGCTGGGCGAGCCGCGGGTCGGAGTAGAGGAGGTAGGCGGAGCGGTGCAGGGCGACGACGGTCTTGCCCGTACCCGGACCGCCGTCGACGACGAGGGCGCCGCGGGACCCCGCGCGGATGATGGCGTCCTGGTCGGCCTGGATGGTGCCGAGCACGTCGCGCATCCGCGGGGACCGGTTGCCGCCCAGGCTGGCGATGAAGGCGGACTGGTCGTCGAGCGCCGCGTGCCCGGCGAACCCGTCCGCGGTGAACACCTCGTCCCAGTAGTCGCTGATCCGGCCGCGGGTCCAGCGGTACCTGCGGCGGCTCGCCAGGCCCATCGGGTTGGCGTGGGTGGCTCCGAAGAACGGCTCGGCCGCGGGGGAGCGCCAGTCGAGCAGCAGCCGACGGCCCGCGCTGTCCTTGAGGCCGAGCCGGCCGACGTACACGGGCTCCGGGTGGTCCGCGCCGACCATGTGCCCGAGGCACAGGTCCAGACCGAAGCGGCGCAGGGCGCGCAGACGGCCGGTGAGCCGGTGGATCTCCGTGTCCCGCTCCATCGCCTGCTGACCGAGGCCGCCGGGCGCCCGGAGCAGGGCGTCCAGGCGGTCGGTCAGGTCGGCGATGGACTGCTCAAGGCACTCCGCGATAGCCGCGAAGTGCTGCTCGTCGCCGTCGATCAGCGTCGGGTCGGCCTTGGCGGAGAGGGTGGCGGGCAGGTCGAAGGCGCTGGTGGTCAGGGGGTTCACGTGATCAGCTCCGAGGTGAGGCCGCTTGCGACCGGTAGTGCGGGTACTCGTGTTCCGGGACGGGCCCGTCCGCGGGGGGCGGTCTCTCAGCTGATCGCGTCGAGCAGCAGCTTCGTGGCCACCGCTGCCCCGTCGGTCCGGATCGTGCCGGCCACGGCCTGCGCCCGCGCACGGGTCTCCGGGGTCAGGGCCGTCTTGAGCGCGGCCGACAGGGACTCGAACGTGGGAGCCGGCCCGTCGTGGGCCGCGCCGATGCCCAGGTCGGCGACCCGGCCGGCCCAGTACGGCTGGTCCGCCATCTGCGGCACCACCACCTGCGGCGTGCCGGCCCGGGCGGCCGTCGTCGTGGTGCCGGCGCCACCGTGGTGCACGACGGCGGCCACCCGGCCGAACAGTGCCTGCTGGTTGACCTCGCCGACGGCGAAGCAGTCGTCCTGGTCGTCGGTCAGGGCCAGGTCGGCCCAGCCGCGGGAGAGGAGCACGCGACGGCCCTGCGCGCGGACCGCCTCGACGGCCGCCCGGGTGACGTCCTGCGCGTCGCGCAGGGGCATGCTGCCGAAGCCCACGTAGACCGGCGGCGGGCCGGCGTCCAGGAAGGCCTCAAGGCCGGCCGGCAGCGGGCGCTCGTCCGGCCGGATCCACGCGCCGGTCTGCACCACGTCGAGGTCCGCCGTCTCCAGCCACGGGCTCAGGGCCGGGTCCGCCGCCAGCCACGGGCGGTCGGTGAAGACGTGGTCGCGGACGTCGCCCACGGGGGGCAGGCCGATCGTCGCCCGGTGGGTGTTGATCGCCTCGCCGAACAGCTCGTTCATGGTGTCGGCGTTCAGGTCCCACAGCACCCGGTTGTCGGTCACCTCCGGCGGGACCGGCCGGCCCGGCCACACGAGCGGCGGGTGGTGCGGCGACGGCAGGTAGGTCGGGAAGTAGGCCACGAACACGTAGGGGACGCCCAGCTTCTCCGCGACAGCCCGCGCGGCGGCCGCAGCCGGCAGCAAACCGGTCGCCACGACCGCGTCACAGCCCTCGGCCACCGCGGCGACCGACGCGTACGTCGCGGCGAACATCTCGGCCGCGCGCTGCGGCAGGCTCTTCGCGGGCATCGGCTGAGTTCCGGTCACCGCCTTGGTCGCCATCTCGCGCACCGACTGGCCGAGCGGCACCAGCGGAAGGCCGGCACCGTCCAGAAGCTCCGCGAAGTCCGGCGGCGCGCATACCTGCACCTCGGCGCCGACGGCCCGCAGCTGCGTCGCGAGTCCCACCATCGGCTCGACGTCCCCACGCGACCCATACGCCAGCAACAACACACGCACTTCGCGACTCCCCGTTTCCGCAGGTCATGACGGCTTAGGGGGGTGATTCTGCGGTAGGAGGGGGGCCTTGCCGCAAGGCCCCCTGTGCGCTATAAGTTAAAAGTGGCAAGGAGTGGGTGTTCCTCCTTCCCTCTTTCCCTTTTTCTCGTCCCTTCTCGTCCGCTGATGACGGACGACTCCCTTGGCGAAACGGCGGCCCGCCGCGTACGGCGGGGCGGCCTTTAGCGGAGCAGGGCGACGAACGCGCTCCAGGATGACGAGGGCACTGTCAAGACGGGGCTGTGGGTGAGCTTGGAGTCGCGGACGCGGATGCGGGTGGGGTGGGTGTCGTTGACCTCAAGACAGTTGTCGCTGCCGTCTTCGTCTCCGGCAGAGCTGTAACTCGACTTGCGCCAGTCCGGTATGTGCTGCTCAGAGTGCATGCTCATACTCCTCTGCTACCGCATTGATCATGGACAGTGACGCATGGCACGAGAGCGCATCACCCAGCGCGAGTTCGTACGCCGCTTGGCACTGAGCGACCCTCGACGGTTCGTCGTACATGTGTCCTGTCTTGACTCCCTCAACGTACGCCAACGGAGGTGCGTCGTCGAACCTGTAGAGGGACATCGAGCTGGCGACCAGCGCATGGCTGCCAATGCTGAAGGGGAGCACGTGCAGCCGGATGCGACCACTGTCGGCCAGCTTTGCGACATGGCGCAGTTGCGCGGCCATGACGGCTGGTCCGCCGACCACTCTACGCAGCACATGTTCGTCCAGCAGCACCCACATGACCGGCCCGTCCGGCCCTTCGAGGATGTGTGACCGTTCCAGGCGCTGAGCGACTCGCCTGTCGACCTCGGCTGCTGTCATGTTGACCAGCCCGAAACGGAAGATGGCGCGAGCGTACGGTTCGATCTGCAGGAGGCCGGGCACAAGACCGGACCCGTGTTCCCGGATGGACGTGGCCTGCTTCTCCATCTCCACCAGCGGCGCGAAGTGCCCGGCGAATCGCGATGGGCTCAGCGTCGGCAGGAACCGTTCGAAGAAGCCGTCCGTACCCAGCTCCTTGTCCAACCGCCTCGCGTCCTCGACGCGCGGCTTGCGCCGCCCGGCCTCGATGTGGGCGATCAGCGACGGCGAGCAGACGACGGTGTCGGCGAGGGACTGCTGGGTGTGGTTCGCAGCCTCGCGCCGTAGCCGTAGCTCCTCGCCGTAGGCCTGCCTGGCGATGGACGGGCCTTGTGCGCCCAGGTCTTTGGCCATGGCTAACTCGCCTTCTTGACGGCGGTGTTGGAGAGCCCAACCCCCTTCCGGAGGCTAGTCCCGTACGGCGACGATCTGGGCACAGTCCGTGAGAATCACCCCGAAGGGAACACCCGTGCACGACAGGCCCACCCCCCACCCGGACCCGGAGGCGCCGATGACCTACCGCGAGGGCACGTACGTGATCGACACCCGCCATGAGCGACTCGCCCAAGTGATGGGGATGGTGGGGCCGCGCGTACAGGTGAGGCGCCCCGGGGGCGGCAGGGAGTGGGAGGTGCCGCCGGAGGTGTTGCGGTTGGCGACGCGGGAGGAGCGCGCGGCGGGGGGCGGCTGCGCGGAGTGCGGGAGGTTGCGGGCGGCGCAGCGGCGGGCGGTGGACCGTGGGGCGAAGCGGGAGGCGGTGGCGGCGACGGTCGCCGTGCGCCACCACCTGCGTGACGCGCACGCGGAGACCGAGGACGGGATGCCGTGAGCGGCAGGGGGTGCCCGCACCGTGCGGAGTGGACGACGCGGGCGGGGGGTGAGTGGCGGTGCAACAGGTGCGGGACCCGGCGTTTCCTCGACTACGGCGCTCTGCGGCCGCCGGGGTTGCCCAGTGCGGTGACGCCCGTGCGGCGGGGCCCGGGGGAGGTGGAGTGGGCGGCGGCGCTGCGGTGGGCGAACCGGGGCGCTCGGGCTGCGCGTTCTTGCCCCGGTGCGGGGTAGGCGTGGCGCTTGAGGGCCACTCCGCCGCGCCTCACGGCTCCTACTGTCACCAATCAGTCATGGACATGTCTTGAAATCGCTGCGCGGCCATTTTCAAGATCATCGCGCTGATAGGTTCCCGTCCGCCGGGCCCAAGATCATTGGCACCCGGTTGGAACACCGTTGAGGAGTAACAAGTGAAGTCCGTAATTCGGGGGAAGAGCGCGGGCAAGCGCGCCGCTGCCGTGGCCGGCCTGCTGGTCGCCGCGACGCTCGGCGGCGCGGCCCTGGCGGCGCCGGCGTACGCCGACGACGTCTACGGCCACTGCACGGGCGAGGGCGTGCGCATCCGCGCCGCCGCGAGCACGTCCAGCTCGGTCGTCGGTCTCTGCTACAGCAACCACCGTCTGGCCCACCGCGACGTCTCGGGTGACGGCCAGTGGGACAAGGTCTACGACGTGAACACCGGCGTCTCCGGCTGGATCTCGCACGGCTACTGGAGCTGGTAGACCGCAGCCGGGGGCCGTGGGAGGAACGCCCCTCCTCCCGCGGCCCCTTCCGCATGTCCGGCGTCGCTATGCAACGAACTCACGGGGATCCGCCGGATACATGTCGGCATAGGGATCCGGCTCACCGGTGAGGGTGTCGAGGCCGGCGAAGTAACGCCGCTGTGCCTCCCGCCAGTGGACGAACGGCTCGACGTTTCCCCAGAGGGTGTCGTCGCTGAGCGGGTTCGTGTCGAACTCCGTGAGCAGCAGGCGCCGCAGGAACGCGGCCATGCCGCACGTGTGAAGCGTCCAGCGCGGAGATCCGTGGCGCGCCCAGACGACCACCGGCCACTGATCCGGATCGGGGCTGTTCGTCAGCCACCCCATGAGGGCGCCGTTGCAGCCGTCGCCCCAGGGCAGTACGGCGTCCGCCCCGAGGCCGGTGCCCAGTGCCGCTACGCTCTCGTCCCACAGATGCCGGATCGTGGGCGTCTCGTCGGCGATGGTCGAGAACCACTGGGTGGGGCGCCCCTTGTAGGGCAGGGGGCGGAGGATCCCCAGGTCCCAGATGGATCCACAGCCATAGGTCGCCATGAACGCCTGGTAGTCGCTGGGCAGCCGGGTGCCCCACTCCGCCTCGACGGCGTCCCAGTCGATCGCTTCGTCGACACCGGAGTCGGGGGGGCACGACGCGGGTGAGTGCTTCGACGTCGGGATGACTGCTGACCATGCCTCAGCTTAGGCCGCGGAGGGTCCCCTGGACGTCGGCGTCCAGCCCTGAGGGTGGTCACCCTGAGGTGGCGGTGGGGCTGGTCGGCGCCCCGCCCCCGCTGTCCAACCGCCTCCTCGGAGCCGTCCTGAACCCGTCCGCCTCGCGGCACTGACGGGGGACCGCCGACGGCTGGGGGCAGCAGACGCCCGCCGGGGAACCGCCGGGCAGGACGGCCCGGAGCCCTCGCCGCACTCCCGGCGCCCCTCAGGCGGCGCAGGTGAACCCGACGGCGGGGACAGGGCCGTGGGTGATGGTGCTGGCGTCGATCCTCGCGCGGGCGCTGTCGGCGTCAGCCGGTCACGGCGAGATGCGTGTGGTGGTGCTGGGGCGCATCGATCTCGTCCAGCAGGGCGATGGCGAAGTCGGCGTACGAAATGCGGTTGAGGCCGTCGCCGTGGTCGCCGATGCCGTACGTACCGGTGCGCGTGCCGGAGTGGTCGAAGTCGCCGGCGGGGCTGGCGTACAGCCAGTCGAGGCCGGCCGCGCCCGACTGGAGAACGGCCAGTCCCTCGCCGTGAGCGAGGCAGAAGGGCCGGAATTCGGCGGGGAAGCCGGGGCCGTCCATGAGGGCCGTCCCCGAGCCGTCCGGCAACAGGGACGAAAGCCCGACGACGACCAGTCGCCGCACGCCGGCCGCGGTCAGCCCACCGGTGAGGGCCTGTGCGGCTCCCACGAAGAACGCGCGGGAATCGATGCCGGGACCGTAGGCGGCAGCGGCGGCGATGACGGCGTCGTGGCCGGTGACGAGGGACGCGACGGCGGCGGCGTCGGTGATGTCGCCCTCGACGACGTCGACGCCTTCCGCGGCCAGATCCGCGTACGTGGCGGAGTCGCGCACCACCGCCGTGACGTGGTGCCCCCGCCGCCGCGCCTCGGCGACGGCCTGCCGCCCGGCCCGTCCGCCGGCGCCGAAGACCACGACCTTGCTCATGTGCCTACCTCCGTGTGAGGGCTGGCGCTTCTCCAGCCGATGCCCGGACGGTAGTCGGAGGGGTGGTTACCGAGTGGGTACCGGATAGCGTGGTACGCATGACGCGACCGCTGTCTCCTGACATGTTCGACGAGCTCTGCCCGTCCACGCTTTCGCCGATCCGATTCGGGGACAAATGGGCGGCGCTGGTGATCCGTTGCCTGGAGGACGGCCCGCGCCGCTTCTCGGAACTCCGCATTCCGCTGCGCGGCGTGAGTGCGAAGGTACTGACGCAGTCACTGCGAGGCCTGCGGCGGGACGGCCTGATCGCCCGCACCGAGCACGAGGGCCCGACCCTCAGGGTCGAATACGAACTGACGCCGCTCGGCCGCAGCATGCTGGCGCCGATGGCGGCGGCGTGCGCGTGGGCGGAGGAACACTGGAACGAACTCCTGGACGCGCGCGAGGCGTACGAGGGCGCGGTGCAGCGGGCTTAGCACTCCAGTCTGGTTTCGTGATCTATCCGGTGGGCTCGTCGGCGATCCGTTGTCGGGAGTGGTTGCGTCGGGCTGTTGCCTGATGGTGCCTGCGCCAGATGGACCAGGGCGAGCAGTGCCGTCTTTCCGGCAGCACCGCCGAGCCGGTCGAGGCGGTTGCCGAGGACGAACGTGGCTGGCGCGGTGCGTCGCAGCGTGAGCGGTCACCGGTCACTGCGAGGCGGATGCCGAGCTATAGTCACGCGGTCGCGAAAAACGATGTTCCGCGGTCCACCCGCCGGACATCGCACATACATCGATGCAGATGGTTCTGATCGGTGAGCGTCTCCTTGCCGAGATCGGGCACCCCGTCCGCTTTCGGCGCTGACCGTCGCCGGCGCGTGCCGGCGCAACAGAGGAGCGCAGCATGCAGAAGACCATCGCCATTGTCGGAGCGGGACTGGGCGGGCTGACGCTCGCCCGGGTGCTTCAGGCTCACGGCGTCTCCGCGACGATCTACGAGGGTGAGGCTTCGGCGACGACCCGGACGCAAGGCGGCCTGCTCGACATTCACGAAGAGACCGGCCAGGTCGCAGTTCGCGCAGCCGGTCTGTACGACGAGTTCCTCACGCTGGTCCGCCCGGGCGAGGACGCCAAGCGCGTGGTGGACCGCCACGGAACGATCCTGTTCGACATGCCTGCGGACCCTGGTTCGGCCCGTCCTGAGGTGGATCGTGGCGAACTCAGGCGCCTGCTCATCGACTCGCTGGCGCCTGGAACGATCAGGTGGGGTCACAAGCTCGCCTCGGTCCGGCACCGTGTGGAGGGCGGCTACGTCCTCACCTTCGCGGAAGGTTCCGCCACGCGCGCCGACATCGTCATCGGCGCGGACGGTGCCTGGTCGAAGGTGCGTCCGCTGCTCACCCCCGCCAAGCCCGTCTTCAGCGGAACCTGCTTCATCGAGATCGCCCTCGCCTCGGGCAGCCAGGAGTGCCGGGCGAGCGTGGCCGCGATCGGCAGCGGCACGCTGATGGCGGTCGCGCCGGGCAAAGGCATCATCGCGCATCGCTACGCTGACGGGCACGTGCGCGGATACGTGGCGCTGAACAAGCCCGAGGAGTGGATGAGGTCGATCGACTTCGGCGACCCGTCCGCTGGCCTCCGTCACCTTGCCGACGAATTCGATGGCTGGTCGCCGCTGCTCACCGCCTTCGTGACACAGAGCGACGTGGAACCGTGGCTCCGACCCATCTACGCCCTGCCCGTCGGGCTCAAGTGGGACAGGGTGCCCGGCGTGACGCTCGTCGGCGACGCCGCGCATCTGATGTCACCCTTCGCCGGCGAGGGTGCGAACCTCGCCATGTACGACGGCGCGGACCTGGCGAGCAAGCTGGTTGAGCAACCCGACATCGAGGTCGCGCTCACCGCCTACGAAGAGCGGCTGTTCCCGCGTAGTGGCGACGCGGCCAGCCGCTCGGCGCAGAACCTGGAGATGTTCTTCGGCCAGGAAGCACCGCAGAGCGTAGTCACTCTGTTCGATCGCTCCTGACACCTCAGT is a window encoding:
- the helR gene encoding RNA polymerase recycling motor ATPase HelR; protein product: MNPLTTSAFDLPATLSAKADPTLIDGDEQHFAAIAECLEQSIADLTDRLDALLRAPGGLGQQAMERDTEIHRLTGRLRALRRFGLDLCLGHMVGADHPEPVYVGRLGLKDSAGRRLLLDWRSPAAEPFFGATHANPMGLASRRRYRWTRGRISDYWDEVFTADGFAGHAALDDQSAFIASLGGNRSPRMRDVLGTIQADQDAIIRAGSRGALVVDGGPGTGKTVVALHRSAYLLYSDPRLAQRRGGVLFVGPHQPYLSYVADVLPSLGEEGVQTCTLRDLVAEGAAATVETDPDVARLKSSAGMVKAIEKAVGIYEEPPTEAMTVTTPWSEIRLGADDWAEAFDAAAGTPHNEAREQIWEELVAILLDRCEAEDVSPEQFRRSLRHDKELVGTLNRAWPLLEATDLVGDLWSVPAYLRLCAPWLSPDEVRKLQRKDAPDAWTVSDLPLLDAARQRLGDPEAARRKVRHKAAVAAERARMATVIDNVIASDDDGEGAVTMLRGRDLQDALVDEAALPGAAPDRLAGPFAHVVVDEAQELTDAEWQMLLLRCPSRSFTIVGDRAQARHGFTESWQERLERVGIDRIDLAALSVNYRTPEEIMAEAEPVIRAALPDANVPTSIRSGGVPVVHGSTAELSSVLDTWLAAHDEGTACVIGDPTFRPTSRVRSLTPELSKGLEFDLVVLVDPEAFGDGVEGAVDRYVAMTRATRQLVILTSAGQ
- a CDS encoding NAD(P)-dependent oxidoreductase, whose product is MSKVVVFGAGGRAGRQAVAEARRRGHHVTAVVRDSATYADLAAEGVDVVEGDITDAAAVASLVTGHDAVIAAAAAYGPGIDSRAFFVGAAQALTGGLTAAGVRRLVVVGLSSLLPDGSGTALMDGPGFPAEFRPFCLAHGEGLAVLQSGAAGLDWLYASPAGDFDHSGTRTGTYGIGDHGDGLNRISYADFAIALLDEIDAPQHHHTHLAVTG
- a CDS encoding SH3 domain-containing protein, translating into MKSVIRGKSAGKRAAAVAGLLVAATLGGAALAAPAYADDVYGHCTGEGVRIRAAASTSSSVVGLCYSNHRLAHRDVSGDGQWDKVYDVNTGVSGWISHGYWSW
- a CDS encoding DUF397 domain-containing protein yields the protein MHSEQHIPDWRKSSYSSAGDEDGSDNCLEVNDTHPTRIRVRDSKLTHSPVLTVPSSSWSAFVALLR
- a CDS encoding FAD-dependent oxidoreductase, whose translation is MQKTIAIVGAGLGGLTLARVLQAHGVSATIYEGEASATTRTQGGLLDIHEETGQVAVRAAGLYDEFLTLVRPGEDAKRVVDRHGTILFDMPADPGSARPEVDRGELRRLLIDSLAPGTIRWGHKLASVRHRVEGGYVLTFAEGSATRADIVIGADGAWSKVRPLLTPAKPVFSGTCFIEIALASGSQECRASVAAIGSGTLMAVAPGKGIIAHRYADGHVRGYVALNKPEEWMRSIDFGDPSAGLRHLADEFDGWSPLLTAFVTQSDVEPWLRPIYALPVGLKWDRVPGVTLVGDAAHLMSPFAGEGANLAMYDGADLASKLVEQPDIEVALTAYEERLFPRSGDAASRSAQNLEMFFGQEAPQSVVTLFDRS
- a CDS encoding winged helix-turn-helix transcriptional regulator, which codes for MTRPLSPDMFDELCPSTLSPIRFGDKWAALVIRCLEDGPRRFSELRIPLRGVSAKVLTQSLRGLRRDGLIARTEHEGPTLRVEYELTPLGRSMLAPMAAACAWAEEHWNELLDAREAYEGAVQRA
- a CDS encoding SMI1/KNR4 family protein, producing MPTSKHSPASCPPDSGVDEAIDWDAVEAEWGTRLPSDYQAFMATYGCGSIWDLGILRPLPYKGRPTQWFSTIADETPTIRHLWDESVAALGTGLGADAVLPWGDGCNGALMGWLTNSPDPDQWPVVVWARHGSPRWTLHTCGMAAFLRRLLLTEFDTNPLSDDTLWGNVEPFVHWREAQRRYFAGLDTLTGEPDPYADMYPADPREFVA
- a CDS encoding DUF6255 family natural product biosynthesis protein, whose amino-acid sequence is MSGRGCPHRAEWTTRAGGEWRCNRCGTRRFLDYGALRPPGLPSAVTPVRRGPGEVEWAAALRWANRGARAARSCPGAG
- a CDS encoding glycosyltransferase, translated to MVGLATQLRAVGAEVQVCAPPDFAELLDGAGLPLVPLGQSVREMATKAVTGTQPMPAKSLPQRAAEMFAATYASVAAVAEGCDAVVATGLLPAAAAARAVAEKLGVPYVFVAYFPTYLPSPHHPPLVWPGRPVPPEVTDNRVLWDLNADTMNELFGEAINTHRATIGLPPVGDVRDHVFTDRPWLAADPALSPWLETADLDVVQTGAWIRPDERPLPAGLEAFLDAGPPPVYVGFGSMPLRDAQDVTRAAVEAVRAQGRRVLLSRGWADLALTDDQDDCFAVGEVNQQALFGRVAAVVHHGGAGTTTTAARAGTPQVVVPQMADQPYWAGRVADLGIGAAHDGPAPTFESLSAALKTALTPETRARAQAVAGTIRTDGAAVATKLLLDAIS
- a CDS encoding helix-turn-helix domain-containing protein, whose amino-acid sequence is MAKDLGAQGPSIARQAYGEELRLRREAANHTQQSLADTVVCSPSLIAHIEAGRRKPRVEDARRLDKELGTDGFFERFLPTLSPSRFAGHFAPLVEMEKQATSIREHGSGLVPGLLQIEPYARAIFRFGLVNMTAAEVDRRVAQRLERSHILEGPDGPVMWVLLDEHVLRRVVGGPAVMAAQLRHVAKLADSGRIRLHVLPFSIGSHALVASSMSLYRFDDAPPLAYVEGVKTGHMYDEPSRVAQCQAAYELALGDALSCHASLSMINAVAEEYEHAL